The Nitrogeniibacter aestuarii genome has a window encoding:
- the ccoG gene encoding cytochrome c oxidase accessory protein CcoG, with protein sequence MSSESSKALAARVSFYERTGRIHPRSVTGRFNTWRWSMVWVTQIIFYATCWLQWDGRQALLFDIAERKFYVFGLVLWPQDAMLLTLALIGAASGLFMVTALAGRMFCGFTCPQTVYSAIFRWVEARFEGDHLSRMRLDSSAASTAKIARKTGKHLTWGLIALWTGITFVGYFSPIRQLLADLASGSLGPWEGFWVFFYAVFTYVMAGFAREMVCLHMCPYARFQGVMIDADTRTISYDARRGEPRGAKGAQHGKDSTGPRGDCVDCSLCVQVCPTGIDIRKGLQYECINCGLCADACDEVMTRVKAPTGLIRFASERTLQAPVRGGGKPAFGGALRPRVTTYASALIVCFVAAMVLLANRVPLQVDVLRDRRALMHETSDGRIENPYILKIANMLETPRMVVVSIVGPGDMRIEGDTHILLPAGEVSSVPLGVSMAADETRHGAQPIAFQVHSTDETPVSLTEKSIFLLP encoded by the coding sequence ATGAGCAGTGAATCATCGAAAGCCCTTGCGGCCCGGGTGTCGTTCTATGAACGCACCGGGCGAATCCACCCACGTTCGGTCACCGGGCGTTTCAACACCTGGCGGTGGTCCATGGTCTGGGTCACCCAGATCATCTTCTATGCCACGTGCTGGCTGCAGTGGGACGGTCGCCAGGCACTTCTGTTCGATATCGCCGAGCGCAAGTTCTATGTCTTCGGGCTGGTGTTGTGGCCCCAGGACGCCATGCTGCTGACGCTGGCGCTGATCGGCGCGGCCAGCGGCCTGTTCATGGTCACGGCGCTGGCCGGACGCATGTTCTGCGGCTTCACCTGTCCCCAGACCGTCTATTCGGCCATCTTCCGCTGGGTCGAGGCCCGATTTGAAGGCGATCACCTGTCGCGAATGCGTCTGGACAGCAGTGCCGCGAGCACCGCAAAGATCGCACGCAAGACGGGCAAGCATCTGACCTGGGGCCTGATTGCCCTGTGGACCGGGATTACCTTCGTGGGCTACTTCTCGCCCATTCGCCAATTGCTCGCCGACCTCGCAAGCGGGTCACTGGGGCCGTGGGAAGGTTTCTGGGTGTTTTTCTACGCCGTGTTCACCTATGTCATGGCCGGCTTCGCGCGCGAGATGGTGTGCCTCCATATGTGCCCGTATGCGCGGTTCCAGGGCGTGATGATCGATGCGGATACCCGCACCATCAGTTACGACGCGCGCCGTGGCGAGCCGCGTGGCGCGAAAGGCGCGCAGCACGGTAAAGACAGCACGGGCCCGCGGGGCGACTGTGTGGATTGCAGCCTGTGTGTTCAGGTCTGCCCGACCGGCATCGACATTCGCAAGGGGCTGCAGTACGAGTGCATCAATTGCGGCCTGTGCGCCGACGCCTGCGATGAGGTGATGACGCGCGTCAAGGCACCCACGGGGCTGATCCGGTTTGCCTCCGAGCGCACCCTGCAGGCCCCTGTGCGTGGTGGCGGTAAACCTGCGTTTGGCGGAGCCCTGCGCCCGCGAGTCACGACCTACGCCAGTGCGTTGATCGTGTGCTTTGTGGCCGCCATGGTGCTGCTGGCGAACCGCGTCCCGCTGCAGGTGGATGTGCTGCGCGACCGCCGAGCCCTGATGCATGAAACGAGCGATGGCCGCATCGAAAACCCCTACATCCTGAAGATCGCCAACATGCTCGAAACGCCGCGCATGGTCGTTGTGAGTATTGTCGGTCCGGGCGACATGCGCATTGAAGGCGACACGCACATCCTCTTGCCTGCCGGCGAAGTGTCGTCCGTGCCCCTGGGGGTCAGCATGGCTGCCGACGAAACACGCCATGGGGCACAGCCCATTGCGTTCCAGGTGCACAGCACGGATGAAACGCCCGTGAGCCTCACCGAGAAATCCATTTTCCTGCTGCCCTGA
- a CDS encoding aminotransferase-like domain-containing protein, which yields MNLYEQLAAEIETHISRGVLRAGDRLPSVRKSCETKRISPSTVLKAYYLLERRGLIEARPQSGYYVRPQLGSMLAEPEMTRPVGASTSLKVSEFIFEILAAVKNPAVVPLGSSFASPDLYPLKKLGSRLARAARHLDPRATVTDLPPGNTELRRELAKRYLERGVAVPVDEIVITNGAMEALNLCLEACTQPGDLIALESPTFHATLQMAERRGLKVIEIPTHPRDGVSLPALADALRHHPVKACVFMLNFQHPLGALVPDEHRKALIDLLRNHDVPLIEDDTYADLHFDSRCPLAIKSMDQTGLVMNVSSFSKSLAPGYRLGWVAAGRYAQRIQRLKLSASLATTIPVQIALAEFLKHGELEPHLRRLRARLEHQQTDMVRAIEARFPPGTRLSCPQGGYFLWVELPAGTDALAVHRMALDEGISIAPGPIFSAKREYGHCIRLNYGHPWGPDIDAAISRLAAIVQTVMLK from the coding sequence ATGAATCTCTACGAACAGCTTGCCGCCGAGATCGAGACGCACATCAGCCGCGGCGTTCTTCGCGCGGGTGATCGCTTGCCTTCGGTGCGGAAGTCGTGCGAAACGAAGCGCATCAGTCCGTCGACGGTACTCAAAGCGTATTACCTGCTTGAGCGCCGCGGGCTGATCGAGGCCCGGCCTCAATCGGGGTATTACGTCCGGCCGCAACTGGGGTCCATGCTGGCCGAGCCCGAGATGACGCGGCCTGTGGGCGCGTCAACCTCGCTCAAGGTCAGCGAGTTCATTTTTGAAATTCTGGCTGCGGTGAAGAACCCGGCGGTTGTCCCGCTGGGCTCGAGTTTCGCCAGCCCGGACCTCTATCCGCTCAAGAAGCTGGGGAGCCGGCTGGCACGCGCGGCGCGCCATCTGGACCCACGGGCGACGGTCACGGATCTGCCGCCGGGCAATACGGAACTGCGCCGGGAATTGGCGAAACGCTACCTCGAGCGTGGCGTGGCGGTGCCGGTTGATGAAATCGTCATCACCAACGGCGCCATGGAAGCGCTGAACCTGTGTCTGGAAGCGTGCACCCAGCCGGGGGACCTGATTGCACTCGAGTCGCCGACCTTCCATGCGACCTTGCAGATGGCCGAGCGTCGTGGGCTGAAGGTGATCGAGATACCGACGCATCCGCGCGACGGCGTCAGTCTGCCGGCCCTTGCGGATGCGCTCCGACACCATCCCGTCAAGGCCTGCGTGTTCATGCTGAACTTTCAGCATCCGCTGGGCGCATTGGTGCCGGACGAGCATCGCAAGGCGCTGATCGATTTGCTCCGGAACCACGACGTGCCCTTGATCGAAGACGACACGTATGCCGACCTGCACTTCGATTCGCGCTGCCCGCTGGCCATCAAGTCGATGGACCAGACCGGGCTCGTCATGAATGTGTCCAGCTTTTCGAAGAGTCTGGCGCCTGGCTATCGCCTGGGTTGGGTCGCTGCGGGGCGGTACGCGCAACGAATTCAGCGGCTGAAGCTGTCGGCCAGTCTGGCAACAACCATCCCCGTGCAGATTGCGCTCGCCGAGTTTCTCAAACACGGCGAACTCGAACCCCACCTGAGGCGCCTTCGCGCCCGCCTGGAGCACCAGCAGACGGACATGGTTCGCGCCATTGAAGCGCGGTTTCCCCCGGGCACTCGCCTGAGCTGTCCGCAAGGCGGCTATTTCCTGTGGGTCGAGCTGCCCGCCGGCACCGATGCCCTGGCGGTTCACCGCATGGCGCTGGACGAAGGCATCAGTATTGCGCCGGGCCCGATCTTCTCGGCAAAGCGGGAATACGGCCACTGTATCCGGCTGAACTATGGCCACCCCTGGGGCCCGGACATTGACGCGGCCATCAGTCGCCTGGCGGCCATCGTTCAAACTGTTATGCTCAAATAG
- a CDS encoding NAD(P)-dependent alcohol dehydrogenase — MRAILQRTYGDARALTVSHVQRPPPPGPRQVLVRVHAAGVDRAVWHMLNGTPYPLRLAMGLRRPRHPIPGIDLSGQVIEVGRQVRHLRVGDEVFGLGKGAYAELALAEADQMVVRPGNLDALGASVCAMSGVTAHQALRRAAPILPGQDVLILGASGGVGSYAVQIARHLGAQVSAVCSQAKADYVLGLGAHHVFDYTQFGRQTLPRRFPVVINIGDNRSLSELRCLLDERGILILVGGERGSPWTVGLRRPLAAWCLNPFLSRHRLFPLVSTVQQADLQALCGLIETGAIRPPVDRVFSLERGAEAIEHMALGRARGKVAIAINPPDRVLTADYGSRVRLR; from the coding sequence ATGCGGGCCATTCTGCAGAGGACTTACGGGGACGCGCGCGCGCTGACGGTGAGCCATGTGCAGCGCCCGCCGCCACCCGGGCCACGCCAGGTGCTGGTGCGGGTTCATGCAGCAGGCGTTGACCGGGCGGTCTGGCACATGCTCAATGGCACCCCTTATCCGCTTCGGCTGGCCATGGGTCTCAGGCGACCACGCCATCCCATCCCGGGCATCGACCTCTCCGGGCAGGTGATCGAGGTGGGTCGACAGGTTCGCCATCTTCGTGTGGGCGATGAAGTATTCGGTCTCGGGAAAGGCGCTTATGCGGAACTGGCCCTCGCCGAGGCAGATCAGATGGTCGTGCGCCCCGGAAACCTGGATGCCCTGGGTGCGTCGGTCTGCGCCATGTCAGGGGTCACCGCCCACCAGGCACTCCGGCGGGCGGCACCCATCCTCCCGGGACAGGACGTGCTCATTCTGGGCGCATCTGGTGGCGTGGGTTCCTATGCTGTACAGATCGCCCGCCATTTGGGGGCACAGGTCAGCGCCGTGTGCAGTCAGGCCAAAGCAGATTACGTGCTCGGGCTTGGCGCGCATCATGTGTTTGATTACACCCAATTCGGGCGACAAACCCTTCCGCGTCGCTTTCCTGTCGTCATCAACATCGGGGACAACCGGTCGCTTTCAGAATTGCGGTGCTTGCTCGATGAGCGCGGCATCTTGATTCTGGTCGGCGGAGAGCGTGGCAGTCCGTGGACCGTAGGGCTGAGACGCCCCCTGGCGGCTTGGTGCCTGAATCCGTTTCTGTCCCGGCACCGGCTCTTTCCGCTGGTCTCCACCGTACAGCAAGCTGATCTGCAGGCCCTCTGCGGCCTGATTGAAACCGGGGCGATCCGCCCGCCCGTGGACAGGGTCTTCAGTCTGGAACGGGGTGCCGAGGCCATCGAACACATGGCGCTCGGACGCGCACGAGGGAAGGTCGCCATCGCCATCAATCCGCCCGACAGAGTTCTCACCGCCGACTACGGGTCGCGCGTTCGCCTTCGCTAA
- a CDS encoding PEP-CTERM sorting domain-containing protein — MKVICMTRKPVAFVCAVLWPALSFALPIVHTSDFIDDAARSHFNSFENISSTNGMYDGGSGPYVEDGIRVEQINGDAGDSILVNYDPGGRDGQYSWYPIGGDRGYTQISLVSGLDFDDLGFLIGSGFIPTRGAAYYELWNDGARILSGSVSHQSAFHYLGFEGGGFDTIRLWDGANGSSVAINALFLDAIETRAPVPGVPEPETVSMLGLGLLVLGAKHYRRASRKVDSSE; from the coding sequence ATGAAGGTGATTTGCATGACAAGAAAACCAGTCGCATTCGTCTGTGCCGTTTTGTGGCCAGCGCTCAGCTTCGCGCTCCCGATCGTTCACACGTCGGATTTCATTGATGATGCCGCCCGTAGCCATTTCAACAGTTTTGAAAACATTTCCAGCACCAATGGCATGTATGACGGTGGTTCTGGGCCTTACGTCGAGGATGGCATTCGCGTTGAGCAGATCAATGGTGACGCGGGTGACAGCATCCTCGTGAACTACGACCCCGGTGGTCGTGACGGTCAGTACAGTTGGTACCCCATCGGGGGCGACCGGGGCTACACCCAGATCAGTCTGGTCAGCGGACTGGATTTCGATGACCTAGGCTTTTTGATTGGAAGTGGTTTCATCCCCACGCGAGGCGCGGCATATTACGAGCTATGGAATGACGGTGCACGGATCCTGTCCGGTTCGGTCAGTCACCAAAGCGCATTCCACTATCTTGGATTCGAAGGGGGCGGCTTTGACACCATACGGCTCTGGGATGGCGCGAATGGATCCAGCGTGGCCATCAATGCCCTTTTTCTCGATGCCATCGAAACGCGTGCCCCCGTGCCTGGCGTGCCGGAGCCCGAGACTGTCTCCATGCTGGGGCTCGGTTTGCTGGTCCTGGGGGCGAAACACTATCGTCGCGCGTCGCGGAAAGTCGATTCGTCCGAATGA
- a CDS encoding response regulator, which yields MHLLLIEDDLDLGAALQRALMGHGYACTWVRSVKDARSQVQAFEQFACLVLDLGLPDGEGLEVLRAWRRDGVVVPVIVLTARDAVASKVSGLDAGADDYVIKPVAPEELASRIRAVTRRAAGQSSSAWSFGSMRIHIGRREVSQNDVPIPLSPKEFQIIEALARHAGQVVTKHRMAELLQPYGDPLAFSTLDWHIHNLRRKLGAGTIQTVRGVGYFLGE from the coding sequence ATGCATCTATTGCTGATAGAAGACGATCTCGACCTGGGTGCCGCCCTGCAGCGGGCCTTGATGGGTCACGGGTACGCATGCACCTGGGTCAGAAGCGTCAAGGATGCGCGCTCGCAGGTCCAGGCATTCGAACAGTTTGCCTGTCTGGTGCTGGATCTGGGGCTGCCTGATGGCGAGGGACTGGAGGTGCTTCGTGCCTGGCGGCGGGATGGTGTCGTAGTGCCAGTGATCGTCCTGACCGCGCGCGATGCCGTGGCCTCAAAGGTCTCCGGCCTGGATGCTGGCGCGGACGATTACGTCATCAAGCCCGTGGCCCCGGAGGAACTGGCCTCTCGCATCAGAGCCGTCACCCGGCGCGCGGCGGGGCAGTCATCTTCAGCGTGGTCATTCGGATCGATGCGTATCCACATCGGCCGACGTGAGGTCAGCCAGAATGACGTGCCCATCCCGCTCTCTCCCAAGGAATTCCAGATCATCGAAGCGTTGGCGCGGCATGCCGGACAAGTGGTCACCAAGCACCGCATGGCCGAGTTGCTTCAGCCCTATGGGGACCCCCTCGCGTTCAGTACCCTGGACTGGCACATACACAATCTGCGCCGCAAGCTTGGCGCGGGCACGATCCAGACCGTGCGCGGCGTTGGTTACTTTCTGGGCGAATGA
- a CDS encoding ATP-binding protein, producing MKAPSLSKVLVVTVLLGSVLVWVAIYGVGLALMYWPASGGFDKQMRIFADGLAQVSEQDLDQDALQQSMLGINLVISRFAGDTPHNDAVGFNLWRADGQWAAGSPNVPRQRASSPGTEGFFDATLEGEDYRGFVRWTANRVYQIEVLHTARGRRTDFNAVMLSPVSIVAPLLVGLPMLLLPVLFVVRCGLKPLKKFSEALSARKPDDLTPIQTGDLVSELRPVVEEVNGTLGRLDALLKRERDFLADAAHELRTPLAVVSAQADEVLRAVSPEARTEAAAVLKAGLGRANRLVNQLLTLARLEAQADMEATDDDAADIVRECLAAYAQEARTRSIELIYQGPDHLAVGRAGHLFEGIVGNLVANAIRYGHAGGQVLVRMEPSCDGETWTLSVSDDGPGIPLEDRERIFERFRRGSQLGAAGSGLGLAIVASAARQAGAEIELGAGLEARGLSVRVSWPAKPCPRP from the coding sequence ATGAAAGCGCCATCGCTCTCGAAGGTTCTGGTGGTGACGGTACTGCTGGGTAGCGTTCTGGTCTGGGTGGCCATTTACGGTGTGGGTCTCGCGCTCATGTACTGGCCGGCTTCCGGCGGGTTCGACAAGCAGATGCGGATATTTGCGGACGGGTTGGCCCAGGTCTCGGAGCAGGATCTGGACCAGGACGCACTGCAGCAATCCATGCTGGGCATCAATCTTGTCATCTCCCGGTTTGCCGGCGATACCCCTCACAACGATGCCGTTGGCTTCAACCTTTGGCGTGCTGACGGCCAATGGGCGGCGGGCAGTCCCAATGTGCCGCGACAACGGGCGAGTTCGCCGGGAACGGAAGGTTTTTTTGACGCCACCCTGGAGGGGGAAGACTACCGGGGGTTTGTTCGCTGGACCGCGAATCGGGTGTACCAGATCGAGGTCTTGCACACGGCGAGGGGACGCCGGACGGACTTCAATGCAGTGATGCTCAGCCCTGTCAGCATTGTTGCCCCTCTTCTGGTGGGATTGCCCATGCTGTTGCTGCCGGTGTTGTTCGTGGTGCGCTGCGGGTTGAAACCCCTGAAGAAGTTCTCGGAAGCATTGTCTGCTCGAAAGCCGGACGACCTTACGCCCATCCAGACCGGTGATCTGGTGTCGGAACTGAGGCCGGTGGTGGAGGAAGTGAACGGAACTCTGGGTCGGCTGGATGCCCTCCTGAAGCGGGAGCGGGATTTCCTCGCCGACGCCGCCCACGAGTTGCGCACCCCTCTTGCGGTCGTGAGTGCCCAGGCCGACGAGGTACTGCGGGCCGTCTCACCCGAGGCCCGGACCGAGGCTGCCGCGGTACTCAAGGCGGGTCTGGGCCGCGCCAATCGGCTGGTGAACCAGCTGCTGACCCTGGCACGACTGGAAGCCCAGGCCGACATGGAAGCAACTGATGACGATGCGGCCGATATCGTTCGGGAGTGTCTCGCCGCCTATGCCCAGGAGGCCCGCACCAGATCGATTGAACTCATCTATCAGGGGCCCGATCACCTCGCTGTGGGACGGGCTGGCCATCTTTTCGAAGGCATCGTCGGAAATCTGGTGGCCAATGCCATCCGGTATGGCCACGCAGGCGGCCAGGTACTTGTTCGAATGGAACCCTCTTGCGACGGAGAAACCTGGACCCTGTCGGTCAGCGATGACGGACCGGGTATTCCGCTGGAAGATCGGGAACGCATATTCGAGCGGTTTCGGCGGGGCAGTCAATTGGGGGCTGCGGGCTCCGGCCTCGGTCTAGCCATCGTCGCTTCCGCTGCACGTCAGGCCGGGGCCGAAATCGAACTCGGGGCTGGACTGGAAGCCCGCGGGTTGAGCGTGCGGGTCTCCTGGCCGGCAAAACCCTGTCCGCGGCCGTGA
- a CDS encoding LysR family transcriptional regulator: MDITLAKTFIEVVRCGSFVAAAEQLHVTQTTVTARIQNLESMLGCILFVRSRHGASMTANGERFLGHAARLMQVWEATLRDLPLPQGHETLFAFGGEVTLSNPMLFAWAVRLRDVAPSQAIRVESGDGEALQVKVAEGELDAALVFQPVYRPGIQVEQLLEEKLIQVRATQGDEPYIYVDWGPEFRHQHDIALPQQTRSALSFNLGPLALQYLLQHGGRGYFRTRVVEHYLQTGELTRVEGAPEFSYPVYLVYSRENRSPFLAQAIDTLKATCAEPIDWSQRWVH; the protein is encoded by the coding sequence GTGGACATTACGCTGGCAAAAACTTTTATCGAGGTGGTCCGCTGCGGCAGCTTCGTGGCCGCCGCGGAGCAACTGCACGTGACCCAGACCACCGTGACGGCGCGTATCCAGAACCTGGAATCCATGCTCGGCTGCATCCTCTTCGTGCGCAGCCGGCACGGCGCGAGCATGACCGCCAACGGCGAGCGCTTTCTCGGGCACGCGGCACGCCTGATGCAGGTTTGGGAGGCCACCCTGCGCGACCTCCCCCTTCCGCAAGGCCATGAAACCCTGTTCGCGTTCGGCGGCGAGGTCACCCTCTCCAACCCCATGCTCTTTGCGTGGGCCGTGCGCCTGCGCGACGTGGCGCCGTCCCAGGCGATTCGCGTCGAATCAGGTGATGGAGAAGCGCTGCAGGTGAAAGTGGCCGAGGGCGAACTGGATGCCGCGCTGGTGTTCCAGCCGGTGTACCGGCCGGGGATACAGGTTGAACAACTGCTTGAGGAAAAGCTGATCCAGGTCAGGGCGACGCAGGGTGACGAACCCTACATCTATGTCGACTGGGGCCCGGAGTTTCGCCACCAGCACGACATCGCCCTGCCCCAGCAGACCCGGTCGGCCCTGAGCTTCAACCTCGGCCCCCTCGCCCTCCAGTATCTGCTCCAGCATGGCGGCCGTGGCTACTTCAGAACTCGCGTGGTCGAGCACTACCTGCAAACGGGCGAACTGACACGGGTGGAGGGGGCACCCGAGTTTTCATACCCGGTCTATCTCGTCTACTCGCGCGAAAACCGCTCCCCATTTCTGGCGCAAGCCATCGACACGCTCAAAGCCACCTGCGCCGAACCGATCGACTGGTCCCAGCGCTGGGTGCATTGA
- a CDS encoding HPP family protein, producing MFRSRMLKRRQFGRLLSMPLFGLPPRRLPAVLAVRSGVQWCAATGACLGILAAALGTWALLPANAVWLIAPMGASAVLVFAVPSSPLAQPWPVIVGNTGSALVGVVCASHIPEPALAAALAVGLAIVVMSLTHSLHPPGGATALLAVLMHAETPIFAVHPVAINSVLLVVAGVVFHRLGAHPYPHQAAPPGRPRRFSDADIDVALREHDALLDVSRADIETLLEHAETAAYRRTLGAVRCEQIMVRPVCQVKRNTPVSEAHRLMRQHRVKALPVTAGGGLVVGILTAWDVLEHLATRQPGRHAAVGALMSTPVVTARADRPVVELVRLIAGGANHHIPIVDQHQRLVGILTQSDLIRTLHLAVHPGPLDNAS from the coding sequence GTGTTTCGGTCCCGTATGCTCAAACGACGGCAGTTCGGTCGTCTCCTTTCGATGCCGTTGTTCGGCCTGCCACCACGGCGCCTGCCGGCGGTGCTCGCCGTGCGCAGTGGTGTGCAGTGGTGTGCGGCCACCGGAGCTTGCCTGGGCATTCTGGCGGCGGCCCTGGGCACCTGGGCGCTGTTGCCGGCCAATGCCGTCTGGCTGATCGCGCCCATGGGGGCCAGCGCCGTGCTGGTCTTTGCGGTGCCCTCCAGCCCGCTGGCGCAACCCTGGCCGGTGATTGTGGGCAATACCGGCAGCGCCCTGGTGGGGGTCGTCTGCGCCAGCCACATTCCGGAGCCGGCCCTTGCCGCGGCGCTGGCCGTCGGCCTTGCCATTGTCGTCATGTCGCTCACCCACAGCCTGCATCCGCCGGGCGGGGCCACAGCCTTGCTGGCGGTGCTGATGCATGCCGAGACGCCGATATTCGCCGTGCATCCGGTGGCCATCAACTCGGTGCTCCTGGTGGTGGCGGGCGTCGTGTTTCACCGGCTCGGGGCGCACCCTTACCCGCACCAAGCGGCGCCGCCGGGCCGGCCGCGTCGCTTCAGCGATGCCGATATCGATGTCGCCCTGCGTGAGCACGACGCACTGCTCGATGTGAGTCGGGCCGATATCGAAACCCTGCTCGAGCACGCCGAAACCGCCGCCTACCGGCGCACGCTCGGGGCCGTGCGGTGCGAGCAGATCATGGTGCGCCCGGTCTGTCAGGTGAAACGCAACACCCCCGTGAGCGAGGCCCATCGACTGATGCGCCAGCATCGTGTCAAAGCGCTGCCGGTGACCGCAGGTGGCGGCCTTGTCGTGGGCATCCTCACCGCCTGGGACGTGCTCGAACATCTGGCCACGCGCCAGCCGGGCCGCCATGCCGCGGTCGGTGCGCTCATGAGCACGCCGGTGGTCACCGCGCGTGCCGATCGTCCGGTGGTCGAGCTGGTCAGGCTCATTGCCGGCGGCGCCAATCATCACATCCCGATCGTTGATCAACATCAGCGTCTGGTCGGGATCCTCACGCAGTCGGACTTGATCCGGACGCTCCACCTGGCCGTTCATCCCGGCCCGCTCGACAACGCATCATGA
- the ccoG gene encoding cytochrome c oxidase accessory protein CcoG, with translation MKDNASPVIPITPLYAKRKKIHPRTIHGLFQRWRWVFVWLTQLLFYGLPWLPWNGRQAALFDLDARRFYVFDLVLWPQDTIYLAAILVLSALALFLFTAVAGRLWCGYTCPQTVYTEIFLWIEARVEGDRNKRMKLDQAPWSLHKLKLRVVKHSLWLLVSAWTGFTFVGYFTPIDQLGSAFVTGTAGAWSMFWVCFYALATYGNAGFMREQMCKYICPYAQFQTVMFDNDTLIIAYDQQRGESRGGRARSADPTALGLGDCIDCSICVQVCPTGIDIRDGLQMECIGCAACIDACDQVMDKMNYPRGLIRYSSENALVGGHNPMRRMLRPRVLIYSVIFMALSAALAASLMTRMPLKVDLQRDRNTLAREVADGQIENVFQLVIINATETAHDYRIAVDGLDGIRLDQTQAIRIDAASRGSSVIRVHAPADAAASGAHDIRFTVTDVADPSISVSERSRFWLP, from the coding sequence ATGAAAGACAACGCTTCACCCGTCATCCCCATCACGCCGCTGTACGCCAAACGCAAGAAGATCCATCCGCGCACCATCCACGGCCTCTTCCAGCGCTGGCGATGGGTGTTCGTGTGGCTCACCCAGCTGCTGTTCTACGGTCTGCCATGGTTGCCGTGGAACGGTCGTCAGGCGGCGCTGTTCGACCTGGATGCCCGGCGCTTTTATGTGTTCGACCTGGTGCTCTGGCCACAGGACACGATCTATCTCGCGGCCATTCTGGTGCTCAGTGCGCTGGCGTTGTTTCTGTTCACGGCGGTGGCGGGGCGCCTGTGGTGTGGTTACACCTGTCCGCAGACGGTGTACACCGAAATATTCCTGTGGATCGAGGCGCGCGTCGAAGGCGACCGCAACAAGCGCATGAAGCTCGATCAGGCGCCCTGGAGCCTGCACAAGCTCAAGCTGCGAGTCGTCAAACACAGCCTGTGGCTGCTGGTTTCGGCGTGGACCGGTTTCACCTTCGTGGGCTACTTTACCCCGATCGACCAGCTTGGCAGTGCCTTCGTGACCGGTACCGCCGGAGCGTGGTCGATGTTCTGGGTCTGCTTCTATGCGCTGGCCACCTACGGCAACGCTGGGTTCATGCGCGAGCAGATGTGCAAGTACATCTGTCCGTATGCGCAGTTCCAGACCGTGATGTTCGACAACGACACGCTGATCATCGCCTACGACCAGCAGCGGGGCGAGTCGCGTGGCGGCCGGGCGCGGAGCGCCGACCCGACCGCGCTCGGGCTGGGTGACTGCATCGACTGCAGCATCTGCGTGCAGGTGTGCCCCACGGGTATCGACATTCGCGACGGCTTGCAGATGGAGTGCATCGGGTGTGCTGCCTGTATTGATGCCTGCGATCAGGTGATGGACAAGATGAACTACCCGCGCGGGCTGATTCGCTATTCAAGCGAAAACGCGCTGGTGGGCGGGCACAACCCGATGCGCAGGATGCTGCGGCCGCGGGTGCTGATCTATTCGGTGATCTTCATGGCGCTGAGCGCCGCGCTGGCCGCCTCGCTCATGACGCGCATGCCGCTCAAGGTCGATCTTCAACGCGACCGCAACACCCTGGCGCGGGAAGTGGCCGATGGCCAGATCGAAAACGTGTTCCAGCTCGTCATCATCAACGCGACGGAAACGGCGCACGACTATCGCATTGCCGTGGATGGCCTCGACGGCATCCGCCTCGATCAGACGCAGGCGATCCGCATCGACGCGGCATCAAGGGGCTCGAGCGTGATCCGTGTCCATGCCCCTGCCGATGCCGCCGCTTCGGGCGCTCACGACATCCGCTTTACGGTCACTGACGTGGCCGACCCGAGCATCAGTGTCTCCGAGCGCAGCCGGTTCTGGCTGCCGTGA